The window CTTTGTATTTTCTTGGCAGGAAAGTTGTTTCCAGGTTGCAACACTCAAGAGTAGGAATGTGCATGAAAGCCTGGTCATTGCGGGGTGACATTTGATTTGAATTTGCACCATCCTTATTCCCTCGCAAGTAAAGATGGTGCCATGGTACCAAACATTACAGTTCCACAATATCAAGAACCTGATATTAGGTTGATATGCTGCGTACCTGTGTTAAACTCTCGTAGTGACCTTGTGCCATCTCAGCAGAATTAGTTTTGAGCTTGCATTTTGCCGCAAAGCCATGATCAAGATTGACCCTGTGGTCGACACGTGTCAAGTGGTGGGAGCAAAGAACCACATGCACTGTGGAGGCCTAGAGGTTCGCACTGTGAGTGCCGCTTTAGGCATCACTGAGAATGCAAGCTGGAGATGGAGAAGTTAAAATCAAATTTGTCATCTTTTGCGAGCTGATGGTCCCTTGTATCAGTGGAGGATGAGCCCACTGGTTTTGCTGGGAATGTTCTTTTTGCAGAATATTTTAGTCTGCGCCGTAGCGTGTGATCTGCTGAGTAGAATATACTGCTTGTACTACTTTTCTTAGCCACAGTAATGATAGAACTGTAAGGATTTGGTGGATTTACCTGTAGAATTTCATAGTAATCGACAAATGATATAATCGGTAATTAAATGGCCTTCAAAATCGATAGTGTTGTCTATTGTCGCATATAACATTATAAAATGTACGTTTTATAATGTACAAGATGAGTGTACTGTATCTTTTACACGCCAGCCATCGGTGCTAACTCATTTTGATCTGTGAACTTAAGGCAAACGAATACTCGTAAACCTTTTCTATATAAGATTAAACCTAGAATAAGGTTAACAAAAATTGTAGTTAGTTATGCTGCAACTTTAGCATGATATTTTAGTTAATGCAACCATCTTTAcatggttttttttatatagaattgtAACTTAAAACGCAACGTTTTGCCCGTGACAGGTATGGCATATTCGTCAAACTTTATCATGGAATTGTAACCTTGGAACGTTGGGTCAAGCTTCAACACACATATGACATACTCACGGTTTCACGCAGACATAGAGTAGCTGTGTTCTTTTGTTGGTGTTGGTAACTAATCCCTTGCTTTTGTTGGTGTTAGGAACTAATCTCTGATCTCTGGTGCATGTAAAACGGAGTTATTAAACACATGACTAATTGcgtattagctatttttaaaaaatagattaatataagtttttaaagcaacattcgtgtgtgtatgtgtgtgtctatatatatatatatatatatatatatatatatatatatatatatatatatatatatatatatatatatatatatatatatatatatatatatatatatatatatatatatatatatatatatatatatatatatatatatatatatatatatatatatatatatatatatatatatatatatatatatatatatatatatatatatatatatatatatatatattaaaaaaacacaccgttcgGCGGTTGTTTGAGAAGCGTCTGCATGAAAAAGGAGAAATGTGAGGTGGGAAATGAGGGGAGGAACACAACCTTAGGCCATATTTAGTTCCTACACAAGAATTTTtaaccctgtcacatcgaacgtttaaacacctgcatgaagtattaaatataggctaaaaaataactaattgcacagattgcgactacttTGCaaaacgaatcttttaagcctaattgctcaatGATTTGACAACacggtgctacagtaaacatgtgctaatgacagattaattaagcttaataaatttgtcccgcggtttactgacggatactgtaattagttttttttattagttcccgaacaccccatgcgacaccctatatacccgatgtgacacgccaaaactttacaccactggatctaaacacccccttagtctAAATCTACCTATCAGCCAAAAACATGGGCTACAAAGTTGTTGATTTGTGCTAGAAATTGTGTGATTTATTGTAGTGTGTAGAAATTTATAGTTGTAAAATATCTCTTGAATGCCAATACCATCATGATCGCCGTATATACCTTGCGGaatatcaaagaaaaaaaataaagctatGTGAGCCACCCCTGCAGAAACAAAAAGGAAACTACCTAAGAAATTAAAGCTCCATCGTTTGTTTTTCAACTTATGCCACAACCAAAATTCGAATAACACTTAGAGTTGATTTTTTCTGCattatagttatattttagaaatgattttactaagaacacatatataaaaaaattatatcattttaGACTTATGATTAACTTTAGACTAAATTATATTAGCCTTGACCCTGATAATTCATGGAATATCTAGGGCCCCACTGAATTGATCGTGAGCTGATTGCAAGTTAAAACAATCTATCAacgatttaaaaaataatttatgagtaaattttttatacacgtgttctaaaaaacttaaaacaaatataaaaagaaaaattgcattgaaaatatcataaaattacctttaaatttaaattttaaattttaatgatCGGTGATTTTGTGCAGGGAAAACGACGAGGCGCCGAGAGGCGAGAGCCCATTGTTTGACACAGCCGTCTCCTCTCCATCTCTCCGCCCCCTGTATATAaacccccccttcccctcctcgccCATCGCGGCATCGCTCGCCTCCTCTGCTTCGCTTCCTTCTCCAGCAAGCACCCGACCACAACACACACGCGAGCTCCTCGAcctcgagagagagagaaaacccAACCCCGAattcggcggcggaggcggaggcagcggcgatggACCCCTCGTCGGCGGGCGCCGGCGGCAACTCGCTGGCGTCGGCGTCGTGCGGCGACGCGCAGAAGCGGCGGGTGTGCTACTTCTACGATCCGGAGGTGGGCAACTACTACTACGGGCAGGGTCACCCGATGAAGCCCCACCGCGTGAGGATGACCCACGCGCTGCTCGCCCACTACGGCCTCCTCGCCCCGGCCAAGATGCAGGTGCTCCGCCCGCTCCCCGCCCGCGACCGCGACCTCTGCCGCTTCCACTCCGACGACTacgtcgccttcctccgcgccgtcACCCCGGAGACCCAGTTCGACCAGATCCGCTCCCTCCGCCGCTTCAACGTCGGCGAGGACTGCCCCGTCTTCGACGGCCTCTACGCCTACTGCCAGACCTACGCGGGGGcctccgtcggcgccgccgtcaagctcaaCCACGGCACCCACGACATCGCCATCAACTGGTCCGGCGGGTTGCACCACGCCAAGAAGTCCGAGGCCTCCGGCTTCTGCTACGTCAACGACATCGTCCTCGCCATCCTCGAGCTCCTCAAGCTCCATGAGGTGACGTCATCCTATTCCGCTCGTACTTGTGTttgttcgtttttttttttgggttcgtTTAATGTTTCGAATAGATTAGGAGTAGTACTATTTGGATGGGTGGTTTGTTTAATTTTTCGAATAGATAGATTACTTGATGTGTAAGTTGGGTGGGTCAATGAAGACGGAAGCAAAAATCATCTTGACTTCTTTCTCTTCAGTTGCTCTGATTTTGTCGTGTACAGTTCGATCGATCTTCCGCTAAATTTTGATCGGTAGGAAATATTAATCATGTGTAAGTGTAAATGAAATGGCTATCTGTAGACAGAAATTGGATTAACTTTTTGCTCAACTTAATCTCATATATATTCGTTACGCGATTACACATTGTCTGAATAGTATGTCATATTGGCACGTGCAGAATTATGTATTAACAAATTTATTCAGATTTTTGTTTTCCTGGATAAAAGCTCATGTACGTTGATGAATCATGCTGAATGTATGTATGTATTTCTAGTTGATATAATGATGTTCCAAAGAGAGAGAATGATATGACGACGAACTTGCTGCGTTTGTTATTAAATTTGCCCATGATGTACACTGTTAAagctatgtactccctccgtccaaaaaaaaaaagtgaatctaggactggatgtgatatattatagtacaatgtctagattcgttgtactaggatgtgtcacatccagtactaggttggttttttatgggacgatgGAGTACGACGTACACAATTAGAATGTTCATTGGACGGTTCATGATAAGAGATTGATTTGATTGAAACGTATTCAGAACAAGAGGTGATTAATCAGACAGATCTGAAGAATGTATGTTGCGTAAAGACAATCCTAGATTATCATGAacagttgaaagtttgaaaacaGATCAGATGTTTTTTCCCCTATTTGGTCTAGTTGTCTTCTTGTGCTAAACCACTAATATGCTGTCTTCATATTTACAGCGAGTTCTGTATATTGATATTGATATCCATCATGGAGATGGAGTTGAGGAGGCATTCTACACAACAAACAGGGTTATGACAGTCTCATTTCACAAGTTTGGGGATTATTTCCCGGGAACAGGGGACATCCGCGATATTGGGTATTCAGAAGGGAAGTATTACTGCCTGAATGTCCCGCTGGATGATGGAATTGATGATGACAGCTACCAGTCCATCTTCAAGCCGATCATCAGCAAAGTCATGGAGATGTATCGTCCTGGTGCAGTCGTGCTTCAGTGCGGCGCTGATTCGTTGTCCGGTGATAGGTTGGGCTGTTTCAATCTCTCAGGCAAAGGTCATGCTGAATGTGTTAAGTTCATGAGGTCTTTCAATGTTCCGTTGCTTCttcttggtggtggtggataTACCATAAGAAATGTTGCACGCTGCTGGTGTTACGAGGTATCTATACTTTCCcccgtttttttttccttatgcCTTTaacaaacaattaattaattctattaattATGGATGACAAAGCAAAGCCATGAGCTCGGTAATGTGTTAGAACCTAATTTGCTTTTGTGTTTCCACTTTGTTCCTTGCTCAGCATCAAGAACTTGTCTTCTAGTAGTTGGTACCTACTGCCTGGCTTTGTTTATTGATCCATGTTGCTGTAATTTTACAATCACCAAACTAAGATTTTGGTTTGTACTGAGCAGATGACTGAAATGCACAGAACACCTATCTCCCATTTACATGTAATGCTTAATGTATTTATTTTCTACTCTGTTTCATTCAAATGCATTAATTTGTGAGAACTTGTGCAGTAACAAATCATCCGGTGTTTCTCAAAGCATTAAAGTGTGGTTATTTTTAAACAGATAAGTATCAGGCAAGGCACTGCTAGCTAACTGTTAACCCTTGCAAAATCATATGCTTCAGGCCACCACCTGTTCCTCAGTTGTTAGCTTTCATCAGAGATGTCTTTAATAAATTAGCAACCCAAAATCTGGTCTCTTTGGACCTTGCAAGCCTGGTTTCGTTGCCTTTTGTGAATTTATAAATCTGAACACACAACAGGCTAAACATGGCGAACAAGTGTGAATGGCTGCACTTATGCTTGCTTGAGTAAATTATCTCTTATATCAGGAACACCTGTTGCTACAGCTATGGTTTTATCCTCtgactgtttatttggttttttattTGGCCAGACAGGAGTTGCACTTGGTGAAGAGCTACGGGAGAAGTTGCCTTATAACGAGTATTATGAATATTTTGGTCCAGAATACAGTCTTTACGTTGCAGCAAGTAACATGGAGAACAGAAATACAAACAAGCAATTGGAGGAAATAAAATGCAACATTCTGGACAATCTCTCAAAACTTCAACATGCTCCTAGTGTCCAATTTGAAGAGCGAATTCCTGAAACAAAGCTACCTGAGGTGAGTCTCCAGGCTTCCTAATATTataagcatgaaaaaaaaagatgtcttGGAAGTGATAACTCAAGGGCTGACTGAATGTATTCGTGTCCTGTACATATGTGCTCATTATTCAGCCAGATGAAGATCAAGATGATCCAGATGAAAGGCACGACCCTGACTCTGATATGCTGTTGGATGATCACAAACCTATGGGACACTCAGCAAGGTatctatttttcctttttctaaaaGCTGTATTAAATTTTGTTTAATTCTGTGCCCTGCCTCATGTTATATTTTCATTTAGAAGCCTTATTCACAACATCGGAGTTAAGAGAGAAATTACTGAAACAGAGACCAAAGATCAGGTACCTTTTCCTCAGTTCATTCCAATGAGCGGTGCTGTCCTTTCTCATTCATAAATTTCAACACACGACGTCCACCATTTTATTTTGAGATGTCTCCTTTTTAGCTAAATCCTTAGAACTAACAGTATACTTACTCCATTCTTTTATTAACATGTGCCCTTTTGTTTAAGGGGctattgcttatttgacccctTTTTGAAtcctaactaccaatttgaccctactttttagagtttacttatttgaccctccttttcAGAAACGAAGCTCCCGTCTGACCCTGTTTCCATTAGTCCGTTAAGTTTtaatttaaaacaaaaaaaaagaaatacaacTAATATTCATAATACCCAGAATACCGTTAGAAAACCCTATGCATCCACCAAACCCTATCCACATTTCTCTCcttgcggcgacggcggcgacttgcgGCGAGACGGCGAGCCGGTGCCGCCACCCCCTCAGATCGGCGCCGCCctggtgacgacgacgatgagccGGCACCGGCCCtagtgacgacgacgatgagctGGCACCGGCCCTagtgacgatgacgacgacgaggagtggcggcggcggctcatcGACGACGAAGAGCCGAAGCCGGCGCCCTGctgacgaggacgaggacgacgacgaagagccggagccggcgccgccaccccctcagatctggcgccaccgccgctgcgtcCTCCCTCCTTCCGCACGCTTGCGCCAGCGCCGgccccctcccccgcctcctccctccttccgggcgcttgcgccgctgccgccgtcgccacctcctccctccttccgctcgcctgcgccgccgtcgttcctccctccctccacgagCCAGGACGGCCGCTCGCCCCCTCCGTGCGCCCCCGCCGCAACTCACCCCCTCCgtcagccgccgctgcctccctccgccccctctccctcagCCCCCTcaaagcgccgccgccgccggcccatcAGTCGCCGCCccgtggaggagaggagaagagaagagaagagagaagagaggagaggagaagaaggaactgcgggtgggtcccacatgtaataGAGTCAAATGAGTAAGGACAAAAGAGACATTTTGTGCTTCAGTTAACACCGTTAGATGCCCTTAACAGAACAGGGTCATACGGGAGCTTCGTTTTTgaaaaggagggtcaaataagcaaactttaaaaagtagggtcaaattggtagttagggctcaaaacggggtcaaataagcaattgtcccGTTTAAAGAAGGTGGCATTCCCCTTTTGGGTTTATTTATATACTtgctccgtttcatattataagtcgtttgacttttttcctagtcaattttttttagtttgtccaaatttataaaaaaatatattagtattttcAGCATAAAACAAACATGTTATCAAAATGTATTCAGTgtaagatttaataaaactagtaTGGTATTTTAgattttgctatttttttctataaatttggtcaaacttagttaagtttgattaggaaaaaggttaaatgacttataatatgaaagtaTGGAACGTAGGGAGTAACAATGAGGTTTTCTTTATAGAATTCTGTTCTTGCTGGCTTGCTGCTATATGTGAATTATAATCTTATCCATATCGGTGCTAGAAACATAGTGAAATTCTCTTGTGCTGTTGAGTTGTGGAGGAAGACTGGTGTGCTGATGAAAACATGTGCTCATCATGTATTGACATTTTCATCTAAATGAAATTTAAGGCCGCATTGGTTGTACCTTTTTTTATCTcacaggatttttttttgggttgtgCATAATCTCATCCAGATTATTTAGAATCTACCTTGCATTTATGCGAAACGAGCCCTTTGAAATTCTTGCAGCACGGACTTGCATCTTTGTGTGATCTTTTGTTGAACTAACACTTTCTGATTTACACATTCTGCAGCATGGTAAGAGATTAACAACTGAACATAAAGTACCAGAACCGATGGCAGACGATCTTGGTTCCTCCAAGCAAGTTCCTGTAAGTCGTCGTCTTCTCTATCCATCTGCAAATCCATAGCACAAACTCTGCATTGCATAATGCCTATATGGATATAGAATTATCCAACACCATGGTTTAATCTGCTCTAACAAATCTTTTCATCTTCACATTGCTTATCAACGATAGACTGCGGATGCAAATTCGATGGCCATCAACGCGCCAGGCAACGCCAAGAATGAACCGGGAAGCTCACTATGAACTAACCCACTTCAGGCCACCAGCTCTTATGCCACGGATTCCTGCATGCTATTAGTTACTTACTCCGAGGTGTTGTATGACTGTTTCTTCTGTAGGAGTTTACAAATTACAACTGTTTCTTTTGTTGAagaattccaaagtgtccaggcaATACTGGACGTGGAGACATTAGTCTGATCAATGTACTGCAGAGTACAGAACATGTAACATGAACCAAGTTACAGTGTATAGTCTTTTAGACTGTTAGATGGAACTTTCAGGCGAAATGCCTGTGCCTACTTGTGTGTGCTCTCTGTTGGTTGTTTTTCGTTAAAATATTTTGTTCCGGTTTATCATGTACTTCCTACGTTTTTATGTATGAGTTGTTTTAAAGAgacaaataaatctattttttaatttataatagttaatacttaattaattatgtgctagtaaattttctcgttttgcgtgcgcTGAAAATATCATTTTATACTATTGAATAGAACGGAGCTTTAGATTGTGTCAATTTGATTGAATATAGTCAACTATTTAGAAGCATAATCAGTGGAGACGGAGGTGCGGTTCAGAGATTACTGTTAAACCAACCAATTAATGGGGTTCAGAGTTAGATCTACACTTGCAATGATGAGAAAGGGAATTGCTTCTATATTATTAATGTAGACTCTGATAATCTAGAGAGAATGAATGACTTCTATATGATTAATGTTGACTCGGATAATCTATCTAGAAGATGGGGACTTCAGCAGTATAATAAGTGCAGGTTCAGCGATggaaaaacaatatatatacaaaaaaaGGTTCAGCGATGGTGAAGCAAAATAAAGATATTCCGATCGAGTAGAAGAACTAGATGGTAACTAAAATTACTTTTGATGTGGTCATGAGAGCATATGTAAGATTTTACTTGTATTATGCATGCACCAGGGACCAAGATTCATACTGATAAAGGAAACTATCCctttagaaaatatattatataaattattttttgcgGGGAAATATATTCATATTATTGATAAACGAAACTGTTAGGAAACGATAACcgaacaaacgataaaaaacaatagatcaatcacagaagacacgagatttaacgtggaaaaccctctcaaaacaggagagaaaaaaaccacgggcgccaaccagcaaaatatcttcactatatctaaggtgaggttacatcgccgcacggcgacttacaagaggtatatatatagtggAACCTTAAAAGGGATGACGATCCATATCGCTCCGctacggcagaagctggcctttattaagtgcaaatgaatttggatcacaactcaacaaactccaccttgagacAAATTCCTTCTTGTAGCATGAATCAATCCTTCACCCTGAACACAACAAAGACAAAAAACACTTTCGGCGCCAAATAGCCTCTCGGGCTAAACCACTATACCAACTaagcttgagcaaagctcaaacttagCAACAGGAACATGCTTTGTCATTATATCAGCAGGATTATCATGAGTACTTATCTTGCATACCTTTAGCTTACCTTGCGCGACTACATCACGAACATAATGGTACttgatatcaatgtgctttgtcctCTCATGAAACATCTGATCTTTGGTGAGGCATATAGCACTTTGACTATCACAAAACAAGTTAATGCAAGAATCAACTCCACAAAGCTCAGCAAACAATCCTTTCAACCAAACTGATTCTTTACATGCTTCAGCAATAGCCATGTATTCTGCTTCAGTGGTAGACTAGGCAACAACAGGCTGCAATGTTGCCTTCCAACTCACAGCACAACTACTAATGGTAAACACATAACCTGTGAGTGACCTTCTCTTATCCAAATCTGCAGCAAAATCAGAATCCACATATCCAACAAGCCCCTTATCAGTCCTGCCAAACTTCAAGCAAGCATCAGCTGTACCTCTGAGCCTGAAAATCCACTGAACAGCTTTCCAGTGTTCTTTACTAGGATTCGCCATGTATCTACTAACCAAACTCATAGCATGAGATAAATCTGGACGGGAACAAACCATGGCATAAATCAAAGAACCAACAGCACTAGAATATGGAACTCTAGACATGTATTATACATCCTCATCAGTACTAGCACATTGTAAAGCTGATAATTTAAAATGAGGTGCAATAGGAGTACTAACAGgctttgcatcatgcatgttaaAACGCTGAAGAACCTTCTTAATGTAGCTTTGCTGACTAATAAATAACAAACCAGAATTTCTGTCTCTAGTGATTTCCATACCTAGAATTTTCTTAGCAGCACCaagatccttcatatcaaactcACTACTCAACTGTTTCTTCAATGTAGTGATTTGTTCCTTGCTCTTGGCAGCAATCggcatatcatcaacatataacagcaagtatataggtgatccattaacaaatttaatatacacaCAGCTATCAAATTCAGATCTCTTAAAGCCATGTAACAACATAAATgaatcaaacctttcataccaTTGACGAGGAgactgtttcaaaccatacaaagatCTTTTCAACTTGCAAACATAATCTTCCTTACCAGGTACTATGAACCCTTCTGGCTGGTCCATGTATatctcctcctcaagctctccaTGTAAAAATGCTGTCTTCACATCTAactgctcaagctcaagatcatgCATAGCAACAATACTGAAGAATGTGCGAATTGAACTATGCTTTACAACTGGAGAGAACACATCATTATAATCAACACCAGCAATTTGACTGAAACCTTTTGCTACTAACCTTGCCTTAAACCTCGGAGGCTCGCTAGGAGATAAACCCTCCTTTCTCTTGAAGATCCATTTACAACGAACATGCTTCTTCTATTTTGGCAAGTGCACAAGCTCCCATGTGCCATTCTTCTCAAGAGACTGCATCTCCTCCTGCATAGCTGAGATCCACTTCTCACAGTCTCCAGTAAC of the Oryza sativa Japonica Group chromosome 2, ASM3414082v1 genome contains:
- the LOC4328720 gene encoding histone deacetylase 2-like isoform X2 — protein: MDPSSAGAGGNSLASASCGDAQKRRVCYFYDPEVGNYYYGQGHPMKPHRVRMTHALLAHYGLLAPAKMQVLRPLPARDRDLCRFHSDDYVAFLRAVTPETQFDQIRSLRRFNVGEDCPVFDGLYAYCQTYAGASVGAAVKLNHGTHDIAINWSGGLHHAKKSEASGFCYVNDIVLAILELLKLHERVLYIDIDIHHGDGVEEAFYTTNRVMTVSFHKFGDYFPGTGDIRDIGYSEGKYYCLNVPLDDGIDDDSYQSIFKPIISKVMEMYRPGAVVLQCGADSLSGDRLGCFNLSGKGHAECVKFMRSFNVPLLLLGGGGYTIRNVARCWCYETGVALGEELREKLPYNEYYEYFGPEYSLYVAASNMENRNTNKQLEEIKCNILDNLSKLQHAPSVQFEERIPETKLPEPDEDQDDPDERHDPDSDMLLDDHKPMGHSASLIHNIGVKREITETETKDQHGKRLTTEHKVPEPMADDLGSSKQVPTADANSMAINAPGNAKNEPGSSL
- the LOC4328720 gene encoding histone deacetylase 2-like isoform X1, producing MDPSSAGAGGNSLASASCGDAQKRRVCYFYDPEVGNYYYGQGHPMKPHRVRMTHALLAHYGLLAPAKMQVLRPLPARDRDLCRFHSDDYVAFLRAVTPETQFDQIRSLRRFNVGEDCPVFDGLYAYCQTYAGASVGAAVKLNHGTHDIAINWSGGLHHAKKSEASGFCYVNDIVLAILELLKLHERVLYIDIDIHHGDGVEEAFYTTNRVMTVSFHKFGDYFPGTGDIRDIGYSEGKYYCLNVPLDDGIDDDSYQSIFKPIISKVMEMYRPGAVVLQCGADSLSGDRLGCFNLSGKGHAECVKFMRSFNVPLLLLGGGGYTIRNVARCWCYETGVALGEELREKLPYNEYYEYFGPEYSLYVAASNMENRNTNKQLEEIKCNILDNLSKLQHAPSVQFEERIPETKLPEPDEDQDDPDERHDPDSDMLLDDHKPMGHSARSLIHNIGVKREITETETKDQHGKRLTTEHKVPEPMADDLGSSKQVPTADANSMAINAPGNAKNEPGSSL